Proteins from a genomic interval of Polaribacter sp. Q13:
- the leuD gene encoding 3-isopropylmalate dehydratase small subunit yields the protein MAYDKFDVLTSTAYPLPTENVDTDQIIPARFLKATERKDFDINFFRDWRFEQDGTPKADFPLNKEIYAGSKILVGGRNFGSGSSREHAAWSVYDFGLRCVISSAFADIFKNNCLNVGVLPVQVSPKFADTLFAAIMADPKTEIKVDLPNQTVTLVATGESESFVINTYKKDNMLNGFDDIDYLKNIENEISAFAETRPF from the coding sequence ATGGCTTACGATAAATTTGACGTACTAACAAGTACAGCATATCCTTTACCTACAGAGAATGTAGATACAGATCAAATAATTCCTGCTCGTTTCTTAAAAGCAACTGAGCGTAAAGATTTTGATATCAATTTTTTCCGTGATTGGAGATTTGAACAAGACGGAACACCAAAAGCAGATTTTCCTTTAAACAAAGAAATTTATGCAGGTTCTAAAATATTAGTTGGAGGTAGAAACTTTGGTTCTGGTTCTTCTAGAGAACACGCAGCTTGGTCTGTGTACGATTTTGGTTTACGTTGTGTAATTTCATCTGCCTTTGCAGATATCTTTAAAAACAACTGTTTAAATGTAGGGGTTTTACCTGTACAAGTTTCTCCAAAATTTGCAGATACATTATTTGCAGCAATTATGGCAGATCCTAAAACAGAAATTAAAGTAGATTTACCTAACCAAACAGTAACTTTAGTTGCTACTGGAGAGTCTGAATCTTTTGTAATTAATACTTACAAAAAAGACAATATGTTAAACGGTTTTGATGATATTGATTACTTAAAAAACATCGAAAACGAAATTTCTGCATTTGCTGAAACAAGACCATTTTAA